In one Rhodococcus sp. B50 genomic region, the following are encoded:
- a CDS encoding glutamate synthase subunit beta — protein sequence MADPTGFLKHGSRETPVRRPVPLRLLDWKEVYEPFPLETLQTQASRCMDCGIPFCHNGCPLGNLIPEWNDLAYKGKWEDGIERLHATNNFPEFTGRLCPAPCEASCVLGINQDPVTIKQVEVELIEKAFDEGRVKPVPPSRLTGRKVAVVGSGPAGLAAAQQLTRAGHSVTVFERADRIGGLLRYGIPEFKMEKHFIDRRLAQMEAEGTVFKPGVNVGVDITADELREQFDAVVLAGGATVARDLPIPGRELDGIHQAMEFLPIANRVQLGDLPAPTITAEGKKVVIIGGGDTGADCLGTSHRQGAASVHQFEIMPRPPEQRADSTPWPTYPLMYRVSSAHEEGGERVFSVNTEEFLGKDGKVTALKAHEVKMVDGRFQKVEGSDFELEADLVLLAMGFTGAEKPGLLTDLGVDFDQRGNVARSTEWATNVDGVFVAGDMGRGQSLIVWAIAEGRACAAAVDSFLEGESALPVPITTSTVPQR from the coding sequence GTGGCTGATCCCACCGGTTTCCTCAAGCACGGTTCCCGCGAGACCCCGGTTCGCCGGCCCGTCCCGCTGCGACTCCTCGACTGGAAGGAGGTCTACGAGCCGTTCCCGCTCGAGACCCTCCAGACCCAGGCGAGCCGCTGTATGGACTGCGGTATTCCCTTCTGCCACAACGGTTGCCCGCTCGGAAATCTCATCCCCGAGTGGAACGACCTCGCCTACAAGGGCAAGTGGGAGGACGGCATCGAGCGTCTCCACGCGACGAACAACTTCCCCGAGTTCACCGGCCGGCTCTGCCCGGCGCCCTGCGAGGCGTCGTGCGTGCTCGGTATCAACCAGGACCCGGTGACCATCAAGCAGGTCGAGGTCGAGCTGATCGAGAAGGCCTTCGACGAGGGTCGCGTCAAGCCGGTCCCGCCGTCGCGGCTCACCGGCCGCAAGGTCGCGGTTGTGGGTTCCGGTCCTGCGGGACTGGCTGCGGCACAGCAGCTCACACGTGCCGGCCACTCGGTGACGGTGTTCGAGCGGGCCGACCGTATCGGCGGTCTGCTCCGCTACGGCATCCCCGAGTTCAAGATGGAGAAGCACTTCATCGACCGCCGTCTCGCACAGATGGAGGCCGAGGGCACCGTCTTCAAGCCGGGCGTGAACGTCGGTGTCGACATCACCGCCGACGAACTGCGCGAGCAGTTCGACGCGGTGGTGCTCGCCGGTGGCGCGACCGTCGCCCGTGATCTGCCGATCCCCGGCCGCGAACTCGACGGCATCCACCAGGCGATGGAGTTCCTGCCGATCGCCAACCGCGTGCAGCTCGGCGACCTGCCCGCCCCGACCATCACGGCCGAGGGCAAGAAGGTCGTCATCATCGGCGGTGGCGACACCGGTGCCGACTGCCTCGGCACCTCGCATCGTCAGGGTGCGGCCAGCGTCCACCAGTTCGAGATCATGCCGCGTCCGCCGGAGCAGCGTGCCGACTCGACCCCGTGGCCGACCTATCCGCTGATGTACCGCGTCTCCTCGGCTCACGAGGAGGGCGGCGAGCGTGTCTTCTCCGTCAACACCGAGGAATTCCTCGGCAAGGACGGCAAGGTCACCGCGCTGAAGGCGCACGAGGTGAAGATGGTCGACGGTCGCTTCCAGAAGGTCGAAGGAAGCGACTTCGAGCTCGAGGCCGATCTGGTGCTGCTCGCGATGGGTTTCACGGGCGCCGAGAAGCCGGGTCTGCTCACCGATCTCGGTGTCGACTTCGACCAGCGCGGCAACGTCGCCCGCTCGACGGAGTGGGCCACCAACGTCGACGGTGTCTTCGTCGCCGGCGACATGGGACGCGGACAGTCGCTCATCGTCTGGGCGATCGCCGAGGGTCGCGCGTGCGCCGCTGCGGTGGACAGCTTCCTCGAGGGCGAGTCGGCACTGCCGGTGCCGATCACGACCAGCACTGTGCCGCAGCGCTGA
- a CDS encoding cutinase family protein, translated as MPAAQANPPGCPTLNVIAVPGTWETSDTPDPARGNGMLAQVTSGLPAGSRVDYVTYPATAFPWEGDVYAASRNRAVDNARGIIAATAERCPLTNFALVGYSQGADAAGDLAAEIGTGLGVVGPHRLVAVGLLSDPRRSELDPFVGPPVAGTGAGGARAGGFGFVTPNVRTICAVGDLYCSTPPEDFVTRLAGFLAISAGSPFEQLENYRDEATTLYNDVMTAGGIPMLQLQLTPEANELRETKIRTFYESQIHQDYSNYVVDDRGTTATRWLRDWIASKA; from the coding sequence ATGCCTGCGGCGCAAGCGAATCCGCCGGGCTGTCCGACGTTGAATGTGATCGCGGTGCCGGGAACCTGGGAGACCTCCGACACTCCCGACCCTGCTCGCGGAAACGGCATGCTCGCTCAGGTCACGTCCGGGCTTCCCGCCGGGTCCCGCGTCGACTACGTCACGTATCCGGCCACGGCCTTCCCCTGGGAGGGCGACGTGTACGCAGCCTCCCGCAACCGCGCGGTCGACAATGCCCGCGGCATCATCGCGGCGACGGCCGAGCGGTGCCCACTCACCAACTTCGCCCTCGTCGGATACAGCCAGGGTGCCGACGCCGCAGGCGATCTCGCCGCCGAGATCGGCACCGGCCTGGGGGTGGTCGGTCCGCACCGCCTCGTCGCGGTGGGCCTGCTGTCAGACCCGCGTCGCTCCGAACTCGACCCGTTCGTCGGCCCGCCCGTCGCCGGCACCGGTGCGGGAGGCGCCCGTGCGGGAGGCTTCGGATTCGTAACGCCCAATGTGCGCACCATCTGTGCGGTGGGCGACCTCTACTGCTCGACTCCGCCGGAGGACTTCGTCACGCGACTGGCCGGCTTCCTCGCCATCTCGGCGGGAAGTCCGTTCGAACAGCTCGAGAACTACCGCGACGAGGCGACCACCCTCTACAACGACGTCATGACCGCCGGCGGCATCCCGATGCTGCAACTACAGCTCACGCCCGAGGCGAACGAGCTGCGCGAGACGAAGATCCGCACCTTCTACGAGTCGCAGATCCACCAGGACTATTCGAACTATGTGGTCGACGATCGCGGAACCACGGCCACGCGGTGGCTGCGCGACTGGATCGCCTCGAAGGCCTGA
- a CDS encoding SDR family NAD(P)-dependent oxidoreductase, with protein MTSRTAQIRRWRAGAALRSRLRDLTGTLVVVTGGGSGIGRAAALAFAAEGAIVVVADKDLDSAHETVALVNVPAPGSGGSEAVFGGGAHAYELDVSDEHQVREFAQTVRERHGVADVLVNNAGIGVIGAFADTPQSVFEHVMDVNFWGVVYGCRAFAEQMTERGAGGHIVNVSSAAAFMPQRNLAAYSTSKAGVFMLSECLRAELLEHGIGVTVVCPDLVDTNLVRATEYVAPNRDMRAARRTRTLAMYRRLHIAPEKVAKEIVGAVRHNRPVVTVAPGAKIRKWLMRFAPRVMRVGARFDID; from the coding sequence GTGACCTCTCGGACCGCGCAGATTCGCCGCTGGCGCGCCGGCGCTGCACTACGCAGCCGTCTGCGCGACCTGACCGGCACCCTCGTCGTCGTCACCGGCGGCGGTAGCGGGATCGGACGGGCCGCCGCCCTGGCCTTCGCCGCCGAGGGCGCCATCGTGGTCGTCGCCGACAAGGATCTCGACAGTGCCCATGAGACGGTGGCGCTCGTGAACGTCCCGGCCCCCGGCTCCGGGGGCTCGGAGGCCGTCTTCGGCGGCGGCGCTCACGCCTACGAACTCGACGTCTCCGACGAACATCAGGTCCGGGAGTTCGCTCAGACCGTCCGCGAGCGGCACGGCGTCGCGGACGTGCTCGTCAACAACGCAGGCATCGGTGTCATCGGCGCGTTCGCCGACACCCCGCAGAGCGTTTTCGAGCACGTGATGGACGTGAACTTCTGGGGCGTGGTGTACGGCTGCCGCGCCTTCGCGGAACAGATGACCGAACGTGGCGCCGGCGGGCACATCGTCAACGTCTCGTCGGCGGCGGCGTTCATGCCGCAACGCAATCTCGCCGCCTACTCGACGAGCAAGGCCGGGGTGTTCATGCTGTCGGAGTGCCTGCGCGCCGAGTTGCTCGAACACGGCATCGGAGTGACCGTGGTGTGCCCCGACCTGGTCGACACCAACCTCGTCCGGGCGACCGAGTACGTCGCGCCGAACCGGGATATGCGGGCCGCGCGTCGCACCCGCACGCTCGCGATGTACCGGCGCCTGCACATCGCGCCGGAGAAGGTGGCCAAGGAGATCGTCGGAGCGGTCCGTCACAACCGGCCCGTGGTGACGGTCGCTCCGGGCGCGAAGATCCGCAAGTGGCTGATGCGCTTCGCGCCCCGTGTCATGCGTGTCGGCGCCCGATTCGACATCGACTGA